DNA from Chloroflexota bacterium:
GCGCCACCTGCCAGATCGACGGTGCAGGCGGCAGGCCTGCCCCTGGGCGCCTTGGTCGAAGTCGAGGCCATTGCCCTGTGTGAGAAATAGGCAATTGAGGGTATGATCGCGTCCCTCTTCCGAACAATCTTCTGCTTGCCATTTGAAAGATTATCCGTTATAATCATGCGACACTCTTGGAGGAGAAGCATTAAAACCATATGAATGATTCCAGCAAAGTTGTACCGGTCCCGGAAGAGGACATGGCTGAAGGGGCTAGCGCAACCACGCCTGAAGCCGAGGCCGAATCGCAGGTGAACTCGACGGACGTCACTGAGGCCACCTCTGTTGAGCCGAACGGCGAAGCCATGCCTGAGGAAATCGTCGCTGAAGAAGCCGAAGCGGTTGCCGAAGCAGAGGTTGAAGTGGAAGTCGAGGCAGAGGTAGTCGCCGAGGCGGAAGCTGAGGTCGAGGCTGAAGCCGAAGCGGTTGCCGAAGCAGAGGCTGAAGTGGAAGTCGAGGCAGAGGTAGTCACCGAGGCGGAAGCTGAGGTCGAGGCTGAAGCCGAAGCGGTTGCCGAAGCAGAGGTTGAAGTGGAAGTCGAGGCAGAGGTAGTCGCCGAGGCGGAAGCTGAGGTCGAGGCTGAAGCCGAAGCAGAGGTTGAAGCGGCAGATGAAGATGATGTAGAATTCGATCTCGAGTCCATCGAGTCCACGGAAATCTCAATGGAAGAATTCGTGGCAGATTTCGAATTCAAGCCGCTGCGCTCCGGTGAAATCCGCGACGGCGTCGTCGTTAGCATTACCCCCAGCGAGATTCTGGTCGACGTTGGTGCCAAGTCCGAGGGCTTCATCCACAACCGTGAGATGGAGCGCATGGGCAAGGAATACCGGGAAAGCCTCAACGTGGGCGATCCGGTCGTCGTTTATGTGGTCCGGCCCGAAGACCGCGATGGCAATGTTGTTTTGTCTCTCAGCCGCGCCCAGCAGGAACGCGATTGGCGTGAAGCAGAGGTATTCCTGGAGTCTGGCCAGATATTTGAAAGCAGCGTAATTGGCTTCAATCGCGGCGGAGTTATCTGTCGTTTGGGCAAAGTACGCGGCTTCATCCCCGCTTCCCAGTTGGTCACAAAACCCGAACGTCCGGCCGAAGGTGGCGAAGAGGACCGCTGGTCCGGTCTGGTTGGCGAAAATCTGTGGCTGAAGGTCGTTGAGTTGGATCGTCGACGCAACCGCCTGATTCTCTCCGAGCGACTGGCCGTTCGCGACCGTCGGCGCCAAAAAAAGGAAGAGTTGCTCAGTGAGTTGAAGAAGGGCGACGTCCGAAAGGGCCGCGTTAGCAGTCTGGCGAAATTCGGAGCATTTGTCGACCTGGGTGGTGCTGATGGTCTGGTCCACGTTTCCGAGCTTTCCTGGTCCCGGGTCAACCACCCCAGCGAGGTCGTCAGCGTCGGCGACGAGGTTGAGGTCTATGTGTTGAACGTCGACCCGGAACGCCGGAGGATTGGTCTGAGCATGCGGCGCATCGAGCCCGAACCGTGGAGCGTCGTGCATGATCGCTATGCCGTGGGTCAGATCGTGGACGGCGTGATCACCAAGCTAGCCAGCTTTGGTGCCTTTGCCCGCATCGACGGTATGATCGAAGGACTGATCCACATCTCCGAACTGGCCAACCATCGAGTGACTCATCCTAAAGAGGTGGTCAGCGAGGGCGATGCCTTGAGTCTTCGCATTATTCGCATCGACCCGGCCCGCCGGCGCATGGGTTTGAGCCTCAAACGCGCTACCGAGGATGAGTATGCCGAGTTGGACTGGCGCGAAGGGGAAGATAATGTCGAGCCAGTCACGGCCGAGAAGGACGAGGATGAAGTAACGGACAGCNNNNNNNNNNNNNNNNNNNNNNNNNNNNNNNNNNNNNNNNNNNNNNNNNNNNNNNNNNNNNNNNNNNNNNNNNNNNNNNNNNNNNNNNNNNNNNNNNNNNGAAGTAACGGACAGCGATGTCGAGGACGAAGTAACGGACAGCAATGTCGAGGACGAAGTAACGGGCAACGATGTCCAGGATGAAGATGAGGTAACGGACAGCAATGTCGAGGACGAAGTAACGGGCAACGATGTCCAGGATGAAGATGAGGTAACGGACAGCAATGTCGAGGATGAAGATGAGGTAACGGACAAGGATGTCGAGGATGCCCCCGAGTCCTAGATCGTCTCGCCTATAGGAAAACCTTCAGGTTTCAGGACCCATTGCTTTCTGCATCTTTTTCAACCAGCAGGCTTGGCAGAGAGGCTGATTCGTGCCCGCGTATCAGCCTCCTTTCATTTTTTGGAACCTGGCCTACAGGCCATTTGGAACTCGCCCTACTACGCAACACGTGGTGACTTGTGCTATAATCGCAGTAGGATGTTACCCTTTTCGGCAAAACCGCTATCCTGATCTGTTCAGGTAAGAATCCCGTATTGCACAGCAACTTAGTGACGGAAAGAATTTTTTAAGGAAGTCAACCATGTCTGACAAACTGGATCGCTTCTCCAAACGAGCCCGCAAGGTGCTGACAATGGCTCAAGAGGAAGCCCAACGTCTCAACCACAACTATATCGGCACTGAACACTTGCTTCTCGGCCTTGTCAAGGAAGATCATGGTGTCGCCGTGAAAGTGCTGCGCGAGCTTGGTGTGGAGCCCATCCAGGTGATCCGTGCTGTCGAAAAAGCCGTGGGCCGTGGCGACCGGCCACCCTACGGTAAACCAACGCTGGCGCCTCGCACCAAGCGGGTCATCGAGCTGTCGGTGGAGGAAGCTCGGCTCATGGGACACCAGTATATTGGCACCGAACATCTGCTGCTCGGTCTCGTACGAGAGGGCGAAGGTATTGCTGTCAATGTATTACGCAGTCTCGGCGTCAGCCTGGATAAAGTCCGCACACAAACAGCCCGCAGCTTGCTGCAGACCGAGCAGATCCAGGATCGTAAGAAACAGGAAAGCAAAACCCCACTGATCGACCAATTGGGGCTTGATCTGACCCAGCAAGCCGAGGAAAATCTCCTGGATCCTGTGATTGGTCGCCAGAAAGAGATCGAACGAGTCATTCAGATCCTCTCCCGGCGAACGAAAAACAATCCCGCTCTGATCGGTGAACCAGGTGTTGGCAAGACTGCCATTGTGGAAGGCCTGGCCCAGCGCATTATTACCGGCGACGCGCCGGAATCGTTGCTGGACAAGCGCCTTCTGATGCTGGATGTAGGGTCCCTGGTGGCTGGCACCATGTACCGGGGCCAGTTCGAGGAACGCCTGAAGAAAATCATCGACGAGATCAAGGAAAGTGGCGCCATCCTGTTCATCGATGAGGTGCACATGCTGGTGGGCGCCGGTTCGGCAGGCAGTGCTGTCGATGCCGCCAATATCCTCAAGCCAGCCCTGGCGAGGGGAGAGGTCCAATGTATTGGTGCAACGACCCTGGACGAGTACAGACGCTACATAGAAGGCGACGCCTCCCTGGAACGACGCTTCCAGCCAGTCTTGGTCGAAGAACCAACCATCGAGGAAACAATTACAATTCTGGAAGGCATTCGTGCGGTCTATGAGGACCATCACAAGCTGGCGATTTCTGATGACGCTCTGGTGGCTGCGGCCCAGCTGTCGGCCCGCTACGTGCCCGATCGTTTTCTGCCTGACAAGGCTATTGATTTGATCGATGAAGCAGCCAGCCGGGTACGAATGTACAAGTCGCCCGAAGCCAATAATCTGAGAGAGGCCTTCGTCGAATACAAGGCGCTTCAGAAAGAAAAAAATGAGGCCATCGAGCTTGAGCGGTACGACGAAGCCATCGATCTGAGATACCGGGAGGTGGAGCTGAAGCACCAACTCGATCAGATGCGACTTGGCTGGGAATCGCTGGCCAACAGGCCGCAGATGACCGCTGAGGATGTGGCCGAGGTGGTTGCGATGTGGACAGGTGTGCCAGTCCAGCGCATCGCCGGGGAGGAAAGTGAACGTCTCCTTCAGATGGAAGAGGCCCTTCACCAGCGGGTTATCGGTCAGGATGAGCCAATCCTCGCGATCTCCAAGGCGGTTCGCAGAGCACGGGCGGGATTGAAGGATCCCAAACGGCCCATCGGCACTTTCATGTTCCTTGGCCCGACCGGCGTAGGCAAGACTGAACTGGCCAAGACGTTAGCTGAATTTCTATTCGGCAGTGAAGAGGCCTTGATCAAGCTCGATATGAGCGAATTCATGGAACGCCATAACATCAGCCGGCTGGTGGGCGCACCCCCTGGATATGTTGGCTATGAAGAAGGTGGCCAGCTCACCGAGGCGGTCCGTCGCCGGCCCTACAGCGTCATTCTTTTTGACGAAATGGAAAAGGCCCATCCTGAGGCCCACAATATGCTTCTGCAAATCATGGAGGATGGTCACCTCAGCGACGCCAAGGGGCGCCGGGTAGATTTCCGCAACGCCATTCTGATCATGACATCCAATGTGGGCGCGAAGCTGATCAAAAGAGCCAGCAAATTGGGTTTCGCCTTTACCGCTGACAACGAATCCAAGCGTGAACAAGACTACGAGGCCATGAAGGATCGAGTGGTGGATGCCTTGAAGCAGGAGTTTCGCCCTGAATTCCTCAATCGCCTGGATGGTGTCATGGTCTTCCGGCATCTGTCCAAGGAAGAGCTCACCGAGATTGTCGATCTTGAATTGAAACGGGTTTATCTGCAACTGCAAGAGCACGAACTTGCCCTCGAGTTGATCGATGAGGCCAAGTTCTTCCTGGCCGACGAGGGATACGATCCAGACTATGGTGCCCGGCCACTGCGCAGGGTTGTGCAAAGCCATGTTGAGGACAGACTCAGCGAGGGCTTGCTTGCCGGAGACTTCAAACCTGGTGATACAATAACTGCCTCGGTGACAATTGATGACGATGGCAAACGCCAACTCGTGATGGAGGTCACTGCTTCCCGGCCTGTCGATCTGGAGGACGATGACTCGGCCGACGAGTTGATTGAGATGGCGCTGGCCTGAAAGCGAATCAAAGCAACAGTGGTTCAGCCATCCGGGCTGTCGATCAGGACCGACTCGCCACGTGGCGAGTCGGTTCAACTGTTCAGGTTCATGAGCGTTCTCTCGTGTCTAAGGCCAGGAACGGTGGCAAAGAATGGGGGTCTCGCCAGCCAACCGTAAGGTAACACGCTGGCAATAGGGCCCATTTTCTGGTATAATTTTGGTGTATCATAGTCAGGCTGTGCAGCCACCGGGCATTCCGGGTGCTGTCCGACTCTCGATCTTGGAGGAGTAACGTGGGTTCCGGTTGGACTCGAAATGGTTTCGTCTACTTGTTGATCCTGGTGGCAGCTGCTGCCCTGTTCTTCAGCCTCTTTCCCCAGGGGCAGCGAACGGAGTCGGTCGAAGTCAGCCAGATCGCCCAGTGGATTGAAGAAGGTGAAATAACAAGCGTCGACGTCGAGGGAGAAAACCTGACCGTCACGCTGGATAATGGTGAAGTCTACGACTCCACCAAAGAAGAGGCCGTCTCATTCACCGAGTTGATGGCAAGCCTGGGTGTTTCGTCTGAAATGCTCATGCCACCCAATTTGGTCGTCACGGTCAATCCACCAGCGGAGATGGGAGGCTGGCTCGCCTTTCTCGGAGGTATTCTTCCTCTGATATTCATCGGCGCGCTCTTTTTCTTCCTGATGCGACAGGCCCAGGGTTCCAATAGCCAGGCCATGTCCTTCGGAAAGAGCAAGGCGCGCATGTTCACCGGCGACAAGCCCACCGTCACCTTCGACGATGTGGCCGGCGCCGAGGAATCGAAAGAGGAACTGCAAGAGGTTGTCGAGTTTCTCAAGGAACCACAGAAGTTTGCTGCCCTCGGTGCCCGCATCCCCAAGGGTGTGCTTCTGGTCGGCCCTCCCGGTACTGGCAAGACCCTCATGGCCAAAGCTGTCTCCGGTGAAGCTGGGGTGCCCTTCTTCTCCATCTCTGGTTCCGAGTTCGTCGAGATGTTCGTCGGCGTGGGTGCCAGCCGTGTGCGGGACCTTTTCGAACAGGCCAAGAGCAACTCGCCCTGCATCGTTTTCATCGACGAGATTGATGCCGTGGGCCGCCAGCGCGGCGCCGGGCTGGGCGGCAGCCATGATGAGCGAGAGCAGACACTGAATCAGATACTGGTGGAGATGGACGGCTTTGACACCGATACCAATGTGATCATCATTGCCGCCACCAACCGGCCTGATATTCTGGATCCTGCCTTGCTGCGCCCCGGTCGTTTCGATCGCCGGGTCATTATGGATCAGCCGGATGTCAAAGGGCGCCGGGCAATTCTGGATATCCACGTGCGGGGCAAGCCCCTTGCGGAAGAGGTGGATCTGGATGTCGTCGCTCGTGGCACACCAGGTTTCGTGGGTGCCGATATCGAGAATATGGTCAACGAGGCCGCTATCCTTGCCGCCAGGCGGGGACGGCGAAACATCGGCCAGGCTGAGTTGATTGAAGCGATTGAACGAGTAGCCCTGGGCGGTCCCGAACGCCGCAGCCGGGTCATCTCTGCCGCAGAAAAACGCATTATTGCCTACCATGAGGCAGGCCACGCCGTCCTGCGCAAGGTCCTGCCCAATACCGATCCAGTTTACAAGATCAGCATCATTCCCCGTGGTCAGGCTGCAGGATATGTGCTCTCCTTCCCGGAACAGGATCGAGGGCTGGTTTCGAAACCCTTCTTCATGGACTTCATTGCGGTAGCTCTCGGCGGTCGGGTGGCTGAAGAATTGATCTTCGACGAAATCACCGACGGTGCCAGGGATGACCTGGATAAGGTTACCCAGCTGGCGCGCCAGATGGTCACACGCTACGGCATGAGCGATACCTTGGGGCCTCTGGTCTACGGTCGCAAGCAAGAATTGGTTTTCCTGGGCCGGGAAATTTCAGAGCAACGAGACTACAGCGAGGCCGTGGCAAACGAAATTGACCGGGAGGTCAAGGCCTTTGTTAAAACAGGCTACCAGGAAGCGAGAGAGCAGTTAGCAGCCAATCTCGACAAACTGCACCTGGTTGCCACCACCTTGATGGAAGTTGAAACACTGACAGCTGAGGAGTTTGAGGCGCTTTGGGATAATGAAGGAGAGGCTGTCTCTGCAACACCTCCCAGCAGTGCGCCCACCCTGCCACCGACGCCGGAGCGTCCCCGCGAGGATAGTCGGGGTGAATCCAAACCAGCGCCGACCAGTCCGGCCCCATCACCGGCCTGACCGCTGGCGTTCCTGTGATCGCCAGCAGGAGAATACCGTTACGTTTTTTCGCCTTTCCGAATTGTAGCTGAATCAGCCGGGCTTCACATGCCCCGGCTGATTTTCAATGCCGCGAAATGCAACTTCTCTCCTTCCTGCCCTATCCCTGGCTTCAGGATGTCATCGCCTTGTTTCTCACCTTCGGTGCGGCGTTGAGCTGGCTGCGTTTCACCGACTCCCTGGCAACACGCAAGATCGTCTCCAGAGAACTCTCCCGCAAGCTCATCCACATTGGAACGGGACCGATCTTCGTCCTGTGCTGGTTACTCTTCAGCGGGGAAGTACAGAGCCGTTGGTTGGCCGCCCTTGTCCCCGCCGCGATCACCCTTCAGTTTTTTTTGATTGGAATGGGCTGGGTAAAGGACGACGGCGCCGTGCAAGCTATGTCCCGCGAGGGCGACCGTCGCGAACTTCTCTACGGGCCGACGCAATATGGAATCATCTTTGTTACCATGACCCTCATCTTCTGGCTCGATTCTCCCATAGGAATCATCGTTCTGATGATCCTGTGCTGGGGCGACGGGCTGGCTGATGTTGTCGGGCGCCGCTATGGAAAGAACGTCCTTCCTTTCAACCACCGCAAAACCTGGGCTGGCAGTACCGCCATGTTGGTCAGCAGCTTCGTCTTCTCCTTTGCCTACCTGGCCCTCTTTCAACGGCTGGACGTGTGGGATATTGACCTGGCGCGTTCAGTGGTGCCCATCCTTTTGATCTGTCTTGCAGCGACGGTTGTGGAAGCTGTGTCCGGAGAGGATACCGACAATGTGACTATCACTATCGCGGCCCTGGGCATGGCCTGGCTGATAACAGACGGCATTCCGATCTGGAATGTGCCGTTCCTGGGATAGTAAAAGTGCTCACGCCACAGCGCCGGTTTTCCCAGCGACTTCTATACGTCTTTCTTTCCTTCTCGGTCATCCTCATTGTCGGAACGGTCGGATACATGATCCTGGAAGGCTGGGATCTGCTGGACGCGATCTACATGACCGTGATAACCGTCTCCACGGTCGGATTCAGCGAAGTTCACCCCCTGTCACGAACGGGCCAACTTTTTACGATGGCGGTCGTCCTGGCCGGCGTTAGCACGGTTGCCTTTCTGTTTAGCACCATGGCTGATTACATCGTGGCTGGCGAGCTTCAGGGCACATTACAGCAAAGGTGGATTCAGGGCAAAATGGAAAAAATGCAAGATCACTATATCGTCTGTGGTTATGGACGCGTCGGCAAGCAGGTAGCAAGGGAATTGGAAGCCCAGGGTAGCAAAGTGGTCATCATAGAAAACGATCCGAACCAGATGCAAGAGACTGCCACCACAACGCGGTTATTCGTCCACGGAGATGCCACGGACGACGAAATCCTGCGTCAGGCCGGAATCGAACGCGCCCGGGGAATCGTTGCAGCTACCGGAAGCGACGCCGAGAACGTTTTCATCATTCTCTCGGCCCGAGCCTTGAACAAAGATTTGACCATTGTGGCCCGCGGAATCGCCATGGATTCCGACCGAAAGCTTCGCAAGGCTGGCGCCGACCACGTCATCTTGCCCCACGCCATCGGCGGACGGCGCATGGCCGGCGTGCTACTGCGCCCCACGGTATTGGATTTCCTGGACGTGGTCATGAACAGCGAGGATCTCCAGCTCTGGCTGGAGGAGATACCGGTCGAACCGCAGGCTGAACTGGCCAACTGTAGCGTGGATC
Protein-coding regions in this window:
- a CDS encoding S1 RNA-binding domain-containing protein, which encodes MNDSSKVVPVPEEDMAEGASATTPEAEAESQVNSTDVTEATSVEPNGEAMPEEIVAEEAEAVAEAEVEVEVEAEVVAEAEAEVEAEAEAVAEAEAEVEVEAEVVTEAEAEVEAEAEAVAEAEVEVEVEAEVVAEAEAEVEAEAEAEVEAADEDDVEFDLESIESTEISMEEFVADFEFKPLRSGEIRDGVVVSITPSEILVDVGAKSEGFIHNREMERMGKEYRESLNVGDPVVVYVVRPEDRDGNVVLSLSRAQQERDWREAEVFLESGQIFESSVIGFNRGGVICRLGKVRGFIPASQLVTKPERPAEGGEEDRWSGLVGENLWLKVVELDRRRNRLILSERLAVRDRRRQKKEELLSELKKGDVRKGRVSSLAKFGAFVDLGGADGLVHVSELSWSRVNHPSEVVSVGDEVEVYVLNVDPERRRIGLSMRRIEPEPWSVVHDRYAVGQIVDGVITKLASFGAFARIDGMIEGLIHISELANHRVTHPKEVVSEGDALSLRIIRIDPARRRMGLSLKRATEDEYAELDWREGEDNVEPVTAEKDEDEVTDS
- a CDS encoding ATPase; the protein is EVTDSDVEDEVTDSNVEDEVTGNDVQDEDEVTDSNVEDEVTGNDVQDEDEVTDSNVEDEDEVTDKDVEDAPES
- a CDS encoding ATP-dependent Clp protease ATP-binding subunit yields the protein MSDKLDRFSKRARKVLTMAQEEAQRLNHNYIGTEHLLLGLVKEDHGVAVKVLRELGVEPIQVIRAVEKAVGRGDRPPYGKPTLAPRTKRVIELSVEEARLMGHQYIGTEHLLLGLVREGEGIAVNVLRSLGVSLDKVRTQTARSLLQTEQIQDRKKQESKTPLIDQLGLDLTQQAEENLLDPVIGRQKEIERVIQILSRRTKNNPALIGEPGVGKTAIVEGLAQRIITGDAPESLLDKRLLMLDVGSLVAGTMYRGQFEERLKKIIDEIKESGAILFIDEVHMLVGAGSAGSAVDAANILKPALARGEVQCIGATTLDEYRRYIEGDASLERRFQPVLVEEPTIEETITILEGIRAVYEDHHKLAISDDALVAAAQLSARYVPDRFLPDKAIDLIDEAASRVRMYKSPEANNLREAFVEYKALQKEKNEAIELERYDEAIDLRYREVELKHQLDQMRLGWESLANRPQMTAEDVAEVVAMWTGVPVQRIAGEESERLLQMEEALHQRVIGQDEPILAISKAVRRARAGLKDPKRPIGTFMFLGPTGVGKTELAKTLAEFLFGSEEALIKLDMSEFMERHNISRLVGAPPGYVGYEEGGQLTEAVRRRPYSVILFDEMEKAHPEAHNMLLQIMEDGHLSDAKGRRVDFRNAILIMTSNVGAKLIKRASKLGFAFTADNESKREQDYEAMKDRVVDALKQEFRPEFLNRLDGVMVFRHLSKEELTEIVDLELKRVYLQLQEHELALELIDEAKFFLADEGYDPDYGARPLRRVVQSHVEDRLSEGLLAGDFKPGDTITASVTIDDDGKRQLVMEVTASRPVDLEDDDSADELIEMALA
- the ftsH gene encoding ATP-dependent zinc metalloprotease FtsH — its product is MGSGWTRNGFVYLLILVAAAALFFSLFPQGQRTESVEVSQIAQWIEEGEITSVDVEGENLTVTLDNGEVYDSTKEEAVSFTELMASLGVSSEMLMPPNLVVTVNPPAEMGGWLAFLGGILPLIFIGALFFFLMRQAQGSNSQAMSFGKSKARMFTGDKPTVTFDDVAGAEESKEELQEVVEFLKEPQKFAALGARIPKGVLLVGPPGTGKTLMAKAVSGEAGVPFFSISGSEFVEMFVGVGASRVRDLFEQAKSNSPCIVFIDEIDAVGRQRGAGLGGSHDEREQTLNQILVEMDGFDTDTNVIIIAATNRPDILDPALLRPGRFDRRVIMDQPDVKGRRAILDIHVRGKPLAEEVDLDVVARGTPGFVGADIENMVNEAAILAARRGRRNIGQAELIEAIERVALGGPERRSRVISAAEKRIIAYHEAGHAVLRKVLPNTDPVYKISIIPRGQAAGYVLSFPEQDRGLVSKPFFMDFIAVALGGRVAEELIFDEITDGARDDLDKVTQLARQMVTRYGMSDTLGPLVYGRKQELVFLGREISEQRDYSEAVANEIDREVKAFVKTGYQEAREQLAANLDKLHLVATTLMEVETLTAEEFEALWDNEGEAVSATPPSSAPTLPPTPERPREDSRGESKPAPTSPAPSPA
- a CDS encoding phosphatidate cytidylyltransferase, whose product is MQLLSFLPYPWLQDVIALFLTFGAALSWLRFTDSLATRKIVSRELSRKLIHIGTGPIFVLCWLLFSGEVQSRWLAALVPAAITLQFFLIGMGWVKDDGAVQAMSREGDRRELLYGPTQYGIIFVTMTLIFWLDSPIGIIVLMILCWGDGLADVVGRRYGKNVLPFNHRKTWAGSTAMLVSSFVFSFAYLALFQRLDVWDIDLARSVVPILLICLAATVVEAVSGEDTDNVTITIAALGMAWLITDGIPIWNVPFLG
- a CDS encoding potassium channel protein — translated: MLTPQRRFSQRLLYVFLSFSVILIVGTVGYMILEGWDLLDAIYMTVITVSTVGFSEVHPLSRTGQLFTMAVVLAGVSTVAFLFSTMADYIVAGELQGTLQQRWIQGKMEKMQDHYIVCGYGRVGKQVARELEAQGSKVVIIENDPNQMQETATTTRLFVHGDATDDEILRQAGIERARGIVAATGSDAENVFIILSARALNKDLTIVARGIAMDSDRKLRKAGADHVILPHAIGGRRMAGVLLRPTVLDFLDVVMNSEDLQLWLEEIPVEPQAELANCSVDQARVRTRTGANVLAIKTVDGEMLTPVASDYFIEPGDVLVALGTLDQLHQLAQLANHK